From a single Gimesia fumaroli genomic region:
- the moaC gene encoding cyclic pyranopterin monophosphate synthase MoaC, giving the protein MSDLTHFDEEGASRMVDVGGKEITARVAVAESFVTMKAETRKLILDREISKGDVLEIARIAGIMATKKTSDLIPLCHPLSINSVRLEFASLGETQIRIEATVKVDGKTGVEMEALTAVSVAALTMYDMCKAVDRGMSLGPTQLVEKSGGKSGHYLRESD; this is encoded by the coding sequence ATGTCTGATTTGACTCATTTTGATGAAGAAGGCGCCAGCCGCATGGTCGATGTGGGGGGCAAAGAAATTACTGCGCGAGTGGCGGTTGCGGAATCGTTTGTCACGATGAAAGCGGAAACCCGCAAACTGATTCTAGATCGCGAGATCTCTAAAGGGGATGTGTTGGAAATTGCCCGGATCGCCGGCATCATGGCGACGAAAAAAACGTCCGACCTGATTCCACTCTGTCATCCACTCAGTATTAATAGTGTGCGTCTCGAATTTGCGTCTCTGGGTGAAACGCAAATTCGAATTGAAGCCACGGTCAAAGTCGACGGTAAGACCGGTGTGGAGATGGAAGCACTGACCGCGGTCAGTGTGGCTGCCTTGACGATGTATGATATGTGTAAAGCCGTCGATCGGGGAATGAGTCTGGGACCCACTCAGCTTGTCGAAAAATCAGGCGGGAAAAGCGGACATTATCTCAGAGAATCAGACTGA
- a CDS encoding polyprenyl synthetase family protein, which translates to MGDHLTTHDLLARVEELIGGELEQAERVFLSEVSSKHPYVHDVLQHITRFQGKRLRPILLLLSAAATGGIKDSHYVLASVVEMIHLATLVHDDVLDDALIRRHVATVNSRWNNETSVLVGDFLFTHAFHLSASLGDARACRLIGRATNLVCEGELAQIYERGNLNLSEDQYLQIINGKTAELCAISTELGALYAEADEQIVEALEDYGRALGVAFQITDDLLDLLGDEAQMGKSLGSDLQKEKLTLPLIRLLDQSSPEDQATIQEILSQPDQQTKSRLAQFIKNSDAIEYAANRARDFAKQARESLKFCPASPARQILEELTEFAIQRTI; encoded by the coding sequence ATGGGGGACCATCTTACGACACATGACCTGTTGGCACGTGTCGAAGAGTTAATTGGCGGTGAGCTGGAACAGGCAGAACGCGTTTTTTTGAGCGAAGTCAGCTCGAAACATCCTTATGTTCATGATGTTTTGCAGCATATCACCCGTTTTCAAGGGAAGCGGCTGCGTCCGATTCTGTTGCTGCTTTCCGCTGCAGCCACCGGGGGAATCAAAGACAGTCACTATGTGCTCGCTTCCGTTGTGGAAATGATTCATCTGGCTACGTTAGTGCATGATGATGTTCTGGATGACGCACTCATCCGCCGTCATGTGGCGACCGTGAATTCGCGCTGGAACAATGAAACCAGCGTCCTGGTCGGCGACTTTTTATTCACACACGCGTTTCATTTGAGTGCCAGTCTGGGTGATGCCCGCGCCTGTCGACTGATCGGGCGTGCCACAAATCTGGTTTGTGAAGGTGAACTGGCCCAGATTTATGAGCGGGGTAATCTGAATCTTTCCGAAGATCAGTACCTGCAGATCATTAATGGGAAAACAGCCGAACTGTGTGCCATCAGTACGGAGCTCGGAGCTCTGTATGCGGAGGCGGATGAGCAAATTGTCGAAGCCTTGGAAGACTATGGACGTGCGCTCGGCGTGGCGTTCCAGATTACCGACGATTTACTTGATCTACTCGGCGATGAAGCTCAAATGGGCAAATCATTAGGCTCGGATCTACAAAAAGAAAAACTGACTCTGCCTTTGATTCGACTGCTGGATCAAAGTAGCCCCGAGGACCAGGCTACGATTCAGGAAATCCTGTCCCAGCCGGATCAACAGACCAAATCGCGGCTCGCCCAATTTATTAAAAACAGTGATGCCATCGAGTATGCAGCGAATCGGGCACGTGACTTTGCGAAACAGGCCCGGGAATCGCTCAAATTCTGTCCCGCGTCACCGGCCAGACAGATCCTTGAGGAACTGACAGAATTTGCGATCCAGAGAACGATCTAA
- a CDS encoding ABC transporter permease subunit has protein sequence MFSNPIFIREALTSPRQIRHYLIRSGYVAAIFILIFTAGQTILGTQQIQTTTIGEFARLGNLIFQMIAFLQLLLVLFFTLLFSAGSIAQEKDRGTLILLLMTELKDRELVSGKTQSSLLVVYVLLAASIPVFVFLYLLGGIELSQILWMELLCLMTVFATGSWAGLVAFWREKTFQTLAISVLGMVVFLGVVELIVSLLGAHSAVRPFIAGLDPFRALYEILNPLSLNTGLQPVSISAWPSLISLFVLGFALKAYTVLRLRVWNPSRSVYKATPKEETEEVVTKEQARTIWTNPVIWREIMTKAYGRKIYVIKLAYFLLAGFTLWAAVTSDAVAEGTLYLGVIPPQGLAFAGIAWLSLVLANTQAVTSITSEKDSKTLELLLVTDISAREFVLGKLGGIFYNSKELILTPILILVYLISQGVFSTEGFLCALIGFSALMIFSVVLGLHMGLTYDNSRSAIGGSLGTMFFLFIGIGIFMILLVQARSSFALQLQSFLVFIVVGSAALHSALTHRNPSRALAISAWLLPFLTFYAITSFLLGGTLGVLITILFAYGLPVLAMYIPAVSEFDVALGKTTFDKG, from the coding sequence TTGTTTAGCAATCCAATATTTATTCGGGAAGCGTTGACTTCACCCCGTCAGATTCGCCACTACCTGATTCGTTCCGGTTATGTGGCTGCGATCTTTATTTTGATCTTCACTGCTGGTCAGACCATTCTGGGAACTCAGCAGATCCAGACCACGACGATCGGGGAATTTGCCCGCCTGGGAAATCTGATCTTTCAGATGATTGCATTCCTGCAATTGCTGCTGGTTCTATTTTTCACACTTTTATTTTCTGCGGGCAGTATAGCTCAGGAAAAAGATCGCGGAACTTTGATTCTCCTGCTAATGACCGAGCTCAAAGACCGTGAACTGGTCAGTGGGAAAACACAGTCCAGCCTGCTGGTGGTTTATGTGTTGCTGGCGGCTTCCATTCCGGTATTTGTGTTTCTCTATCTGCTGGGAGGGATTGAATTATCCCAGATTCTCTGGATGGAACTTTTGTGCCTGATGACCGTTTTCGCAACGGGTAGCTGGGCTGGTCTAGTGGCATTCTGGCGCGAAAAAACCTTTCAGACTCTGGCGATCAGTGTGTTGGGAATGGTTGTTTTTCTGGGAGTGGTCGAGCTGATCGTGAGTCTGTTGGGAGCACACTCAGCGGTGCGGCCCTTTATTGCCGGCCTGGACCCGTTTCGTGCTTTGTATGAGATCTTGAATCCGCTCTCGCTGAATACAGGATTGCAACCGGTTTCGATCAGTGCCTGGCCTTCCCTGATCAGCCTGTTTGTGTTGGGTTTCGCTCTCAAAGCATACACGGTTTTGAGGCTGCGGGTCTGGAATCCATCTCGATCCGTTTATAAAGCGACACCTAAGGAAGAAACCGAAGAAGTTGTTACAAAGGAGCAGGCGCGCACCATCTGGACGAATCCCGTTATTTGGCGGGAAATCATGACCAAGGCCTATGGACGAAAGATCTATGTGATCAAGCTGGCTTATTTTCTGCTGGCTGGATTCACGCTCTGGGCCGCCGTCACATCGGACGCGGTGGCCGAGGGAACGTTGTATCTCGGCGTGATTCCTCCCCAGGGGTTGGCTTTTGCCGGGATTGCCTGGCTGAGTCTGGTGTTGGCAAATACACAAGCCGTGACGTCCATTACGTCAGAAAAAGACAGTAAAACGCTGGAGCTGTTATTGGTCACCGATATTTCTGCCAGAGAATTTGTACTCGGGAAATTAGGGGGAATTTTCTATAACAGTAAAGAATTGATTCTGACCCCGATCCTGATTCTGGTATATCTGATCAGTCAGGGCGTTTTTTCGACAGAAGGATTTCTATGTGCTCTGATCGGCTTTAGCGCACTGATGATTTTTTCTGTCGTATTGGGCCTGCATATGGGGCTGACTTATGACAATAGTCGTTCGGCTATTGGCGGCAGCCTGGGTACCATGTTTTTCCTGTTTATCGGGATTGGTATCTTTATGATTCTGCTGGTGCAGGCACGGTCTTCATTTGCGCTCCAGCTGCAAAGTTTTCTCGTATTTATCGTAGTAGGAAGTGCGGCCCTCCATTCGGCTTTGACGCACCGGAACCCCTCGCGGGCGCTGGCGATTTCGGCCTGGTTGCTCCCGTTTTTGACCTTCTATGCTATTACGTCGTTTTTACTGGGAGGAACTCTGGGAGTTCTGATTACGATTTTGTTTGCGTATGGGCTTCCCGTTCTTGCCATGTATATTCCGGCAGTGTCTGAATTTGATGTTGCTCTGGGAAAAACCACTTTTGATAAAGGATAG
- a CDS encoding CNNM domain-containing protein: MMIAFIDSVAIWFPGSLALFALICASGFFSGSETAIFYLSRGELRQFSKGKPSEQIVAALAADADRLLTAVLFWNLLINLSYFAVAGVIAKKLADAGMTAGAGIFTVGSLLAIILFGEVLPKSLSIVFRKKIAIMVSWPLAVSVRILDPVIPLLQNISRMMRRTFWPHIQKESYLHSEDLERAVDASGASEEVIRHERQILHNILDLSEMLVEEAMRPRGTYLTFNMPLKLEDLTKITPNTDYIILRKRENDSDEIDRIISLTELSSFTEKTLNQKSKRVIHVPWCANLSDVFSRFQTEECQFASVVDEYGETIGIVSHDDIIDTILSPEPSRAKRILRREPVREVEPGVYHVEGITTLRYLCRKLQQDYEVADDGLLTVAGMFHEKLEHIPEVGDVCDWQGFQLKVIEVRKLGHLIAELRKMEPPNEAPADEV, from the coding sequence ATGATGATCGCATTTATTGATTCCGTTGCAATTTGGTTTCCAGGATCACTGGCGTTATTCGCTTTGATTTGTGCTTCCGGCTTCTTTTCGGGGAGCGAGACGGCCATCTTTTATCTCTCGCGGGGAGAGCTCAGACAGTTCAGCAAAGGGAAGCCCAGCGAACAGATTGTGGCAGCACTGGCCGCGGATGCGGATCGGTTACTGACGGCTGTGTTGTTCTGGAACCTGCTGATCAATTTGTCTTATTTTGCCGTCGCCGGAGTCATTGCCAAGAAACTGGCTGATGCCGGCATGACAGCGGGAGCCGGTATTTTTACTGTCGGAAGTCTGTTGGCGATTATTCTGTTCGGCGAAGTTCTACCGAAGAGTCTGTCGATCGTTTTTCGTAAGAAAATCGCGATCATGGTGAGTTGGCCGTTAGCGGTTTCAGTGCGAATTCTGGATCCTGTCATTCCGCTGCTGCAAAATATCAGTCGGATGATGCGACGGACATTCTGGCCTCACATTCAGAAAGAATCGTATTTACATTCGGAAGATCTCGAACGGGCCGTGGATGCTTCAGGGGCCAGTGAAGAGGTGATTCGTCATGAAAGGCAGATTCTGCATAACATTCTGGACCTTTCTGAAATGCTGGTGGAAGAGGCAATGCGTCCCCGGGGCACCTACCTCACATTTAATATGCCTTTAAAGCTGGAAGACCTGACAAAAATTACGCCGAATACCGACTACATTATCTTGCGTAAACGCGAGAACGATTCAGATGAAATCGATCGGATTATTTCGCTGACAGAATTATCTTCGTTTACCGAAAAAACGTTGAATCAAAAATCGAAACGGGTAATTCATGTTCCCTGGTGTGCGAATCTGTCTGATGTTTTTTCCCGGTTTCAGACGGAAGAATGTCAGTTTGCTTCCGTGGTGGATGAATATGGTGAAACGATCGGTATTGTCTCGCACGATGATATCATAGATACCATCCTTTCACCCGAACCAAGCCGGGCCAAACGGATCTTGAGACGGGAACCGGTTCGCGAAGTAGAGCCCGGCGTCTATCATGTCGAAGGGATCACAACGCTCCGCTATCTGTGCCGAAAGCTACAGCAGGATTATGAAGTCGCGGATGACGGTTTATTAACGGTCGCCGGAATGTTCCATGAAAAGCTGGAACACATTCCAGAAGTGGGAGACGTCTGCGACTGGCAAGGATTTCAGTTGAAGGTCATTGAGGTCCGCAAGCTGGGGCATTTGATTGCAGAGCTTCGCAAAATGGAGCCGCCCAACGAAGCTCCTGCCGATGAAGTGTGA
- a CDS encoding GspE/PulE/PilB domain-containing protein, translating to MAIDVYKDWLGIPEGDRPPHHYDLLRLVKFEDDEEKIRAHYKKLNGHVRKYASGKYSNESQELLNELAKAMLCLTDPERKREYDESLGREFDEDEQTGPQSIEQILVEQGHITKDQAAELKQFANQRGLSTRDAAVQMRFVNPEIATQAMARSQGMPYIDLEETVPDTSILLQLPEHVAKRNTILPLFIDDNVLLVACADQPTHDLEDDLRMRYQVPSRWVLAMPRSINTGIKQFYSAAEEVEEEVPAEEAATKTKSKKEAKPAKKVEKKKPARGPAQLSPEELKEKKQLAFIFSGWAFCGAILIDQFLLKNFVFPQTWPWHFMLTTLAVPIIAFYLMSGMWKK from the coding sequence GTGGCAATAGATGTCTACAAGGATTGGCTGGGAATTCCGGAAGGAGATCGTCCTCCTCATCATTATGACTTACTGCGATTGGTCAAATTCGAAGACGATGAAGAAAAGATTCGCGCTCATTATAAAAAATTAAATGGGCACGTTCGAAAGTACGCCTCCGGAAAATACTCAAATGAGTCACAGGAACTGTTAAACGAACTGGCAAAGGCCATGCTTTGTTTAACCGACCCGGAGCGTAAACGAGAATACGACGAAAGCCTGGGACGAGAGTTCGACGAGGATGAACAGACCGGCCCGCAATCGATCGAACAAATCCTGGTAGAACAAGGCCATATCACAAAAGACCAGGCTGCGGAATTGAAGCAGTTTGCAAACCAACGGGGATTATCCACGAGAGATGCCGCCGTCCAGATGCGGTTCGTCAATCCTGAAATCGCGACCCAGGCAATGGCCCGTTCGCAGGGAATGCCTTATATCGATCTGGAAGAAACGGTACCCGACACCAGCATCCTGCTTCAGCTTCCGGAACACGTGGCCAAACGGAATACAATTCTGCCCCTCTTCATCGATGACAATGTTCTGCTGGTTGCCTGTGCGGATCAACCGACCCATGACCTGGAAGATGACCTGCGGATGCGCTACCAGGTTCCCTCCCGCTGGGTACTGGCGATGCCCCGTTCCATTAATACGGGCATCAAACAATTTTACTCTGCTGCAGAAGAGGTGGAAGAAGAAGTTCCTGCAGAAGAAGCTGCCACAAAAACCAAATCGAAAAAAGAGGCCAAACCTGCTAAAAAGGTCGAAAAAAAGAAACCAGCCCGTGGCCCTGCCCAGCTTTCTCCCGAAGAACTCAAAGAGAAAAAACAACTCGCATTCATCTTCAGCGGCTGGGCATTTTGCGGTGCGATCTTAATCGACCAGTTTCTCCTGAAAAACTTTGTTTTCCCACAGACGTGGCCCTGGCATTTCATGCTGACCACACTGGCCGTGCCCATCATCGCCTTTTACCTGATGTCCGGGATGTGGAAAAAGTAA
- a CDS encoding Hsp70 family protein — protein MKFVEGHTVGIDLGTTYSAIAQLDTDGQPISLKNTDGRSITPSVVLLGEEGRVVVGPSFERTAIEDDPTRIVEAVKRHMGDDHFYVVYQEKKLTAEFLSALILKKMKQDAEKEIGTIANAVITVPYYFNDVRRKATQDAGRIAGLNVIDIINEPTAATLAYAWKRDELGNPDAMPNGERTILVYDLGGGTFDVTIVRYSPTQFRVLATDGDVMLGGLDWSQRIVDHVAEQFKKKFGSDPREDPVAMRTCVQECEDAKRELSQKAQTPVSIYHKGNTLTVALTRGDFERMTADLLQRTRDTTELVMQQAGVEKGQLDDVVLVGGSTLMPVVEEMLKKVCGSEPSRTMNPEEAVAQGAAIHAAILEARATGGESRMAQAVIKRLRSVNTADVNSHSLGVKITDPNDRTRKINHIMIKRNTEIPASVSQKFVTTSDNQQRIHVVILEGEASDPDACSTIGDFRILNLPANLPKGSPVEVTYRYDANGRIHASARELTGNNESATEIVRDSGLDTEGIDRFEVLAKDYVVE, from the coding sequence ATGAAGTTTGTTGAAGGTCATACTGTTGGCATTGATTTAGGAACAACCTACTCAGCAATCGCACAACTTGACACTGATGGTCAGCCCATCTCTTTGAAGAATACCGACGGGCGTTCGATTACTCCTTCCGTTGTTTTACTGGGTGAAGAAGGCCGGGTGGTGGTGGGCCCTTCGTTTGAACGAACCGCCATTGAAGACGATCCCACCCGTATCGTTGAAGCCGTCAAACGACATATGGGCGATGATCATTTTTATGTGGTCTATCAGGAAAAGAAACTGACCGCCGAATTTCTTTCTGCTCTGATTCTCAAAAAGATGAAGCAGGATGCAGAAAAAGAAATTGGCACGATCGCGAATGCGGTAATTACGGTCCCTTACTACTTCAATGATGTTCGGCGTAAAGCGACTCAGGACGCCGGCCGGATTGCCGGTTTGAATGTGATCGATATCATCAACGAACCAACGGCAGCGACACTGGCTTATGCCTGGAAGCGGGACGAATTAGGTAATCCCGATGCGATGCCGAATGGCGAACGCACGATTCTGGTTTACGACCTCGGTGGTGGTACGTTTGATGTGACCATTGTCCGTTATTCGCCGACCCAGTTCCGCGTGCTCGCGACTGACGGTGATGTCATGCTGGGGGGACTCGACTGGAGTCAACGTATCGTCGACCACGTCGCAGAACAGTTTAAAAAGAAATTTGGCAGTGACCCGCGCGAAGATCCCGTCGCCATGCGGACCTGTGTGCAGGAGTGTGAAGACGCCAAACGCGAGTTGAGTCAGAAAGCACAGACTCCCGTCTCCATTTACCATAAAGGGAATACCTTAACAGTTGCCCTCACACGTGGCGATTTCGAACGCATGACAGCCGATTTGCTGCAACGAACCCGTGACACGACCGAACTGGTAATGCAACAGGCGGGCGTGGAAAAAGGTCAGCTCGACGATGTCGTGCTGGTCGGTGGTTCGACATTGATGCCTGTAGTCGAAGAAATGTTGAAAAAAGTCTGTGGCAGCGAACCATCTCGTACGATGAATCCCGAAGAAGCAGTCGCACAGGGAGCGGCGATTCATGCGGCGATTCTGGAAGCCCGGGCAACGGGTGGTGAAAGCCGAATGGCGCAAGCCGTCATCAAGCGATTGCGTAGCGTCAACACAGCTGACGTGAACTCGCACTCTCTGGGGGTAAAAATCACCGATCCCAATGATCGCACCCGCAAGATCAATCATATTATGATCAAGCGCAATACAGAGATTCCCGCGAGTGTCAGTCAGAAATTTGTGACAACCTCAGACAATCAGCAGCGGATTCATGTGGTCATCCTGGAAGGAGAGGCCAGTGATCCTGATGCCTGTTCTACCATCGGCGATTTCCGGATTTTGAACCTGCCTGCCAATCTGCCAAAAGGATCGCCTGTCGAAGTCACCTATCGTTATGATGCCAACGGTCGAATTCATGCTTCCGCACGGGAATTGACGGGCAATAACGAATCAGCAACTGAGATCGTCCGTGATTCTGGTCTGGATACGGAAGGTATCGACCGCTTCGAAGTTCTGGCGAAGGACTACGTGGTCGAGTGA
- a CDS encoding phospho-sugar mutase yields the protein MNEPSPSLDSQQAIEIARSAVTEKQLSDSAFTNLQRWLTEPQYAPYQAALLQLIEDRDFGTLDTYFWEVIPFGTGGRRGLMSDLGSATINERTIAESAHGLAAYYKKASGNETGKAAIAHDSRINSNRFARIAASVIAAHGLTVYFYKTSRSTPELSFAVRHLGCDVGAMITASHNPPSDNGFKAYWSTGGQVLPPHDQGIIDEVYQATDVPMLDFDQAVEQGLIKYIDEDVASEYRSSVIAQSHSTNRDLNGLFSPLHGVGETSVFHVLQQVGFDGVKRFEPQCEQNGNFPNVPDQLPNPERTEVYQPAIALGNETGAEIILASDPDADRLGVCARNEAGDFVHLTGNQVGALLADYVLQKRHTAGTLTPDHFVVETIVTTPLIAAVSRAANVRIINNLLVGFKYIAETMDEEGPCKFVFGTEESLGYLAGEYCRDKDAAIAALWICELAAELKSEGKTLLNRLDELYIEHGYHLEGQISKTCKGSSGNEQIKQLMKAFRQTPPQKMGNLTFTLVRDYQNLEIRALPENSPSETFSKPQGNVLMFEAQAEGSPLTVQLGVRPSGTEPKIKFYYFAQAGVTDPAQLAETKSGVLTTIEGFKQALMDWIDQTLETS from the coding sequence ATGAACGAGCCGTCCCCTTCTTTGGATTCCCAGCAGGCCATCGAAATCGCCCGCTCAGCTGTCACGGAAAAACAACTTTCTGACTCTGCTTTCACCAATTTGCAGCGCTGGCTTACTGAACCTCAGTACGCTCCTTACCAGGCCGCGCTGTTACAGTTGATTGAAGACAGAGATTTCGGGACGTTGGATACTTATTTTTGGGAAGTGATTCCCTTCGGAACGGGGGGCCGACGTGGCTTAATGAGCGATCTGGGTTCCGCCACAATCAACGAACGAACGATTGCAGAATCGGCTCATGGACTGGCTGCCTATTATAAAAAAGCCTCCGGCAACGAGACCGGAAAAGCAGCTATCGCCCACGATTCACGAATCAATTCAAATCGCTTTGCCCGCATCGCTGCGAGTGTCATTGCCGCCCATGGATTGACGGTTTATTTTTACAAAACATCACGTTCCACGCCGGAACTTTCTTTCGCAGTCAGGCATCTTGGCTGTGATGTTGGTGCGATGATCACGGCTTCCCATAACCCCCCCTCGGATAACGGTTTTAAGGCATATTGGTCTACCGGAGGCCAGGTGCTCCCGCCACACGATCAGGGCATTATTGATGAAGTGTATCAGGCGACTGATGTTCCGATGCTGGACTTCGATCAGGCAGTCGAGCAGGGACTGATCAAGTATATTGACGAAGATGTTGCCAGTGAATATCGCAGTTCGGTCATCGCACAAAGCCATTCCACTAACCGCGATCTGAATGGGCTGTTTTCGCCCCTCCATGGGGTCGGAGAAACATCGGTATTTCATGTTTTACAGCAGGTGGGTTTTGACGGCGTCAAGCGGTTTGAGCCTCAGTGTGAACAGAACGGGAATTTTCCCAATGTGCCCGATCAACTTCCTAACCCGGAACGGACAGAAGTCTACCAGCCGGCGATTGCACTGGGCAACGAGACCGGTGCCGAGATTATCCTGGCCAGTGATCCGGATGCAGACCGCCTGGGGGTCTGTGCCCGCAACGAGGCAGGGGACTTTGTGCATCTCACGGGAAATCAGGTCGGTGCTTTGCTGGCTGATTATGTGCTCCAAAAGCGTCACACAGCAGGCACATTGACGCCGGATCATTTTGTGGTCGAGACGATTGTCACAACTCCCTTAATCGCAGCCGTCTCGCGTGCGGCAAATGTGCGGATCATTAATAATCTGCTGGTCGGATTTAAGTACATCGCAGAAACGATGGATGAAGAAGGCCCTTGCAAATTTGTGTTTGGTACAGAAGAATCTCTGGGCTATCTGGCGGGCGAATACTGCCGTGACAAAGATGCCGCCATCGCAGCACTTTGGATCTGTGAACTGGCGGCAGAGCTGAAAAGTGAGGGGAAAACACTCCTGAATCGTCTGGATGAGCTGTATATCGAGCATGGGTATCATCTGGAAGGGCAAATATCCAAAACCTGTAAGGGGTCTTCAGGAAATGAACAGATCAAGCAATTGATGAAAGCATTTCGCCAGACACCCCCTCAAAAAATGGGAAATCTTACATTTACGCTGGTCAGGGACTATCAAAACCTTGAAATTCGCGCATTACCCGAAAATAGCCCGTCCGAGACCTTTTCTAAACCTCAGGGAAATGTTCTGATGTTTGAAGCACAGGCAGAGGGTTCGCCTCTGACTGTACAGCTGGGAGTGCGACCTTCAGGTACGGAGCCCAAGATCAAGTTCTATTACTTTGCCCAGGCAGGAGTGACGGATCCCGCTCAACTGGCAGAAACTAAAAGTGGGGTGCTGACGACGATTGAAGGCTTTAAACAGGCTTTGATGGACTGGATTGATCAAACCCTCGAAACCAGTTAA
- a CDS encoding inositol-3-phosphate synthase, which produces MTKQRIGIWIIGAWGGVSTTAAIGLLSLQKGLTGTSGLVSEHPYFEKLDLVGWDQVVIGGHEIRETSFVEAAKHFSETSGVFHPALLQAVEPELNEFDKNVKPGTLIHVGDTIRSLAGDSVKQYDQESLQDTLARLSADMTEFQKQHDLAHVVVVNLASTEPPVEESAKALSLAELKEQLASAETSPVPASALYAIAAMNAGCSHLNFTPSAGTDLPALIELAEEKQILHGGRDGKTGETLMKSVLAPMFAHRNLNVMSWVGHNIFGNLDGKVLDDPVNKSNKVHSKDHLLTEILGYKPQTLVSIEYIESMGDWKTAWDHIHFKGFLDTKMSLQFTWQGTDSVLAAPLVLDMVRFTEREWRRGNRSGVMTHLSSFFKSPMQATTPEFERQYQQLEEWANTVSEE; this is translated from the coding sequence ATGACGAAACAGCGTATCGGGATTTGGATCATCGGAGCATGGGGTGGCGTTTCAACGACAGCCGCTATCGGACTGTTATCGCTTCAGAAAGGGCTCACGGGGACCAGCGGACTCGTTTCAGAACATCCTTATTTTGAAAAGCTGGATCTGGTGGGCTGGGATCAAGTTGTTATCGGCGGACATGAAATCCGCGAGACTTCGTTTGTAGAAGCCGCCAAACATTTCAGCGAAACCTCGGGTGTCTTTCATCCGGCTCTACTACAGGCAGTGGAGCCGGAACTCAACGAGTTCGATAAAAATGTGAAGCCGGGAACACTGATTCATGTCGGCGATACGATTCGTTCGTTGGCCGGTGATTCCGTCAAGCAGTATGACCAGGAATCTCTGCAGGATACGCTGGCACGGCTTTCCGCAGACATGACCGAATTCCAGAAGCAGCATGATCTGGCACATGTAGTCGTGGTCAATCTGGCCTCAACCGAACCACCGGTCGAAGAATCTGCCAAAGCACTGTCACTGGCTGAGTTGAAAGAACAACTCGCTTCGGCAGAGACATCGCCGGTTCCCGCCAGTGCCTTGTATGCGATCGCTGCCATGAATGCCGGCTGCTCGCACTTGAACTTCACTCCTTCCGCAGGGACAGACCTGCCAGCGTTGATTGAGCTGGCGGAAGAGAAACAGATCTTACACGGCGGCCGCGACGGCAAAACCGGCGAAACATTGATGAAGAGTGTGCTTGCCCCCATGTTTGCTCACCGAAATTTGAATGTGATGAGCTGGGTCGGACATAACATTTTCGGGAACCTGGACGGGAAAGTCCTCGATGATCCAGTCAATAAATCCAACAAGGTGCATTCCAAAGATCATCTGTTGACGGAAATTCTCGGTTATAAACCACAGACTCTGGTCTCCATTGAATATATTGAATCGATGGGCGATTGGAAAACGGCCTGGGATCACATTCACTTCAAAGGGTTTCTGGATACAAAAATGTCGCTGCAGTTTACCTGGCAGGGAACGGATTCAGTTCTGGCGGCACCACTGGTGCTCGATATGGTTCGTTTCACAGAGCGGGAATGGCGTCGTGGCAATCGCAGTGGCGTGATGACGCATTTGAGCTCGTTCTTCAAGAGCCCGATGCAGGCAACCACGCCCGAATTTGAGCGTCAGTATCAGCAGCTTGAGGAATGGGCCAACACCGTCTCTGAGGAATAG